One part of the Eucalyptus grandis isolate ANBG69807.140 chromosome 10, ASM1654582v1, whole genome shotgun sequence genome encodes these proteins:
- the LOC104421923 gene encoding telomere repeat-binding protein 4 isoform X2: MVMKKSLGNRTIGFQVPIIPRAPRSARRGQQKKRADGNYICAIELLASLAGKLLQESESSSASNNASEENDHLAICKDVIKQERQDVDKPLKAECIEQASCEESIFASEHALENNEQKFSLRQSQSQHDALLDSTSTFSGSAKSEKDTNLKPAICKNEIRYGMSGNSAGAIPGFGPSFGLNVEKPGKGDVDLANRLKDSVENSSKYPAVTNIGNQIQKPLCGNPRRVASFPRCRNNTNIGSRDGDENFPRFNKFSNKIKAFRHTQRIGDRRIRKLLTSKYWRAAPKLKDCETSKADGEMKPFTHKRRTFYKRERYYGDCLYKRRKLLDRSSIVTFDGVFSGESNSSSPQKNMNSDRNGSIAMMHGESGAPSSVFGSQASSHAKDSHVKFSIKSFRIPELFIDVPETATVGSLKRTVVEAVSAILGSGLHVGILLRGKKIRDDNRTLLQTGISCKESLDNLGFTLEPNLQTVNSTIASEDVPLTVPYDMPELLTSSPENYISDPGVSDVPSDPPPLTNSSNDVDTNPESISLHSDVSSDKKMSDSRALVPVPAMPLEPLAIVPVNQKNKRSELSQRRIRRPFSVSEVEALVEAVEELGTGRWRDVKLRAFENADHRTYVDLKDKWKTLVHTASIAPQQRRGEPVPQELLDRVMAAHAYWSQHQAKQQGKHQPGTLKITNEQADRMAIEGM, translated from the exons ATGGTTATGAAGAAGAGTCTGGGTAATAGAACAATTGGCTTTCAAGTCCCTATCATTCCTCGAGCTCCTAGATCAGCTAGA AGGGGTCAGCAGAAAAAGCGGGCAGATGGTAATTATATATGTGCTATTGAACTGCTCGCTTCTTTAGCTGGCAAGTTGTTGCAGGAGAGTGAAAGTTCTTCAGCTTCAAACAATGCATCTGAAGAAAATGATCACCTTGCCATTTGTAAGGATGTCATTAAGCAGGAAAGGCAAGATGTGGATAAACCACTGAAAGCCGAGTGCATTGAGCAAGCAAGTTGTGAAGAGAGTATCTTTGCGTCTGAACACGCTTTAGAAAACAATGAGCAGAAGTTCTCTTTGCGACAATCACAATCTCAGCATGATGCCTTGTTAGACTCCACTTCAACATTTTCTGGATCTGCTAAATCAGAGAAGGATACTAATTTGAAGCCTGCAATTTGCAAGAACGAGATCAGGTATGGGATGTCTGGTAATTCAGCAGGGGCAATTCCTGGTTTTGGGCCCTCGTTTGGTCTTAATGTGGAGAAGCCAGGAAAGGGAGATGTTGATTTGGCCAATCGTTTGAAGGATTCAGTTGAAAATTCTAGCAAGTACCCTGCAGTGACAAACATAGGCAACCAAATCCAGAAGCCACTTTGTGGGAACCCTCGTCGGGTTGCCTCTTTTCCCAGGTGTAGGAATAACACTAACATAGGCAGTAGAGATGGTGACGAAAACTTCCCTAGGTTTAATAAATTTAGCAACAAAATTAAAGCTTTTAGGCATACACAACGCATTGGAGACCGCAGAATAAGGAAGCTGCTGACATCCAAATACTGGAGGGCAGCTCCAAAGTTGAAGGATTGTGAAACTTCAAAAGCTG ATGGTGAGATGAAGCCTTTTACTCACAAGAGGAGAACTTTTTACAAACGTGAAAGGTATTACGGTGACTGCCTTTATAAGAGGAGGAAGTTACTCGACAGAAGTTcaattgtcacttttgatggTGTCTTTAGTGGTGAAAGCAATTCTAGTTCACCTCAGAAGAACATGAATAGTGACAGAAATGGTTCAATTGCGATGATGCATGGAG AAAGTGGAGCACCCTCATCAGTCTTTGGTAGCCAAGCATCTAGTCATGCGAAGGATTCTCATG TGAAATTTAGCATCAAGTCTTTCAGAATACCCGAGCTTTTCATAGATGTCCCTGAAACTGCTACTGTAGGTTCGCTGAAG AGGACTGTAGTGGAAGCAGTGAGTGCTATACTTGGCAGTGGATTGCATGTTGGGATACTGCTCCGTGGAAAGAAGATTCGAGATGATAACAGGACATTGTTGCAGACAGGCATATCTTGTAAAGAGAGTCTTGATAATCTTGGTTTCACATTGGAGCCCAACCTTCAAACAGTTAATTCAACCATTGCTTCTGAAGATGTGCCCCTGACAGTACCATATGACATGCCCGAACTCCTAACCAG TTCTCCGGAAAATTATATATCCGATCCAGGGGTTTCTGATGTTCCATCTGACCCACCTCCACTAACGAATAGCAGCAATGATGTAGATACTAACCCTGAATCCATTTCCCTGCATTCTGACGTTTCATCTGACAAAAAGATGTCAGATTCTAGAGCTCTGGTTCCAGTTCCTGCTATGCCCCTGGAGCCACTAGCTATTGTCCCAGTGAACCAGAAAAACAAGCGCTCTGAACTTTCCCAACGTCGCATCAGGAGACCTTTCTCTGTGTCTGAGGTGGAAGCATTGGTTGAGGCAGTTGAGGAGCTTGGAACTGGCAG GTGGCGTGACGTTAAATTACGTGCCTTTGAGAATGCAGACCACCGGACATACGTGGACTTGAAG GATAAATGGAAGACATTGGTCCACACAGCGAGCATCGCTCCACAACAGAGAAGGGGAGAGCCTGTGCCCCAGGAGCTCCTGGACCGTGTCATGGCTGCCCACGCTTACTGGTCTCAGCATCAAGCTAAGCAACAGGGGAAGCACCAACCCGGGACTCTGAAGATAACCAATGAGCAGGCTGACAGGATGGCGATCGAAGGGATGTGA
- the LOC104421923 gene encoding telomere repeat-binding protein 4 isoform X1 gives MVMKKSLGNRTIGFQVPIIPRAPRSARQRGQQKKRADGNYICAIELLASLAGKLLQESESSSASNNASEENDHLAICKDVIKQERQDVDKPLKAECIEQASCEESIFASEHALENNEQKFSLRQSQSQHDALLDSTSTFSGSAKSEKDTNLKPAICKNEIRYGMSGNSAGAIPGFGPSFGLNVEKPGKGDVDLANRLKDSVENSSKYPAVTNIGNQIQKPLCGNPRRVASFPRCRNNTNIGSRDGDENFPRFNKFSNKIKAFRHTQRIGDRRIRKLLTSKYWRAAPKLKDCETSKADGEMKPFTHKRRTFYKRERYYGDCLYKRRKLLDRSSIVTFDGVFSGESNSSSPQKNMNSDRNGSIAMMHGESGAPSSVFGSQASSHAKDSHVKFSIKSFRIPELFIDVPETATVGSLKRTVVEAVSAILGSGLHVGILLRGKKIRDDNRTLLQTGISCKESLDNLGFTLEPNLQTVNSTIASEDVPLTVPYDMPELLTSSPENYISDPGVSDVPSDPPPLTNSSNDVDTNPESISLHSDVSSDKKMSDSRALVPVPAMPLEPLAIVPVNQKNKRSELSQRRIRRPFSVSEVEALVEAVEELGTGRWRDVKLRAFENADHRTYVDLKDKWKTLVHTASIAPQQRRGEPVPQELLDRVMAAHAYWSQHQAKQQGKHQPGTLKITNEQADRMAIEGM, from the exons ATGGTTATGAAGAAGAGTCTGGGTAATAGAACAATTGGCTTTCAAGTCCCTATCATTCCTCGAGCTCCTAGATCAGCTAGA CAGAGGGGTCAGCAGAAAAAGCGGGCAGATGGTAATTATATATGTGCTATTGAACTGCTCGCTTCTTTAGCTGGCAAGTTGTTGCAGGAGAGTGAAAGTTCTTCAGCTTCAAACAATGCATCTGAAGAAAATGATCACCTTGCCATTTGTAAGGATGTCATTAAGCAGGAAAGGCAAGATGTGGATAAACCACTGAAAGCCGAGTGCATTGAGCAAGCAAGTTGTGAAGAGAGTATCTTTGCGTCTGAACACGCTTTAGAAAACAATGAGCAGAAGTTCTCTTTGCGACAATCACAATCTCAGCATGATGCCTTGTTAGACTCCACTTCAACATTTTCTGGATCTGCTAAATCAGAGAAGGATACTAATTTGAAGCCTGCAATTTGCAAGAACGAGATCAGGTATGGGATGTCTGGTAATTCAGCAGGGGCAATTCCTGGTTTTGGGCCCTCGTTTGGTCTTAATGTGGAGAAGCCAGGAAAGGGAGATGTTGATTTGGCCAATCGTTTGAAGGATTCAGTTGAAAATTCTAGCAAGTACCCTGCAGTGACAAACATAGGCAACCAAATCCAGAAGCCACTTTGTGGGAACCCTCGTCGGGTTGCCTCTTTTCCCAGGTGTAGGAATAACACTAACATAGGCAGTAGAGATGGTGACGAAAACTTCCCTAGGTTTAATAAATTTAGCAACAAAATTAAAGCTTTTAGGCATACACAACGCATTGGAGACCGCAGAATAAGGAAGCTGCTGACATCCAAATACTGGAGGGCAGCTCCAAAGTTGAAGGATTGTGAAACTTCAAAAGCTG ATGGTGAGATGAAGCCTTTTACTCACAAGAGGAGAACTTTTTACAAACGTGAAAGGTATTACGGTGACTGCCTTTATAAGAGGAGGAAGTTACTCGACAGAAGTTcaattgtcacttttgatggTGTCTTTAGTGGTGAAAGCAATTCTAGTTCACCTCAGAAGAACATGAATAGTGACAGAAATGGTTCAATTGCGATGATGCATGGAG AAAGTGGAGCACCCTCATCAGTCTTTGGTAGCCAAGCATCTAGTCATGCGAAGGATTCTCATG TGAAATTTAGCATCAAGTCTTTCAGAATACCCGAGCTTTTCATAGATGTCCCTGAAACTGCTACTGTAGGTTCGCTGAAG AGGACTGTAGTGGAAGCAGTGAGTGCTATACTTGGCAGTGGATTGCATGTTGGGATACTGCTCCGTGGAAAGAAGATTCGAGATGATAACAGGACATTGTTGCAGACAGGCATATCTTGTAAAGAGAGTCTTGATAATCTTGGTTTCACATTGGAGCCCAACCTTCAAACAGTTAATTCAACCATTGCTTCTGAAGATGTGCCCCTGACAGTACCATATGACATGCCCGAACTCCTAACCAG TTCTCCGGAAAATTATATATCCGATCCAGGGGTTTCTGATGTTCCATCTGACCCACCTCCACTAACGAATAGCAGCAATGATGTAGATACTAACCCTGAATCCATTTCCCTGCATTCTGACGTTTCATCTGACAAAAAGATGTCAGATTCTAGAGCTCTGGTTCCAGTTCCTGCTATGCCCCTGGAGCCACTAGCTATTGTCCCAGTGAACCAGAAAAACAAGCGCTCTGAACTTTCCCAACGTCGCATCAGGAGACCTTTCTCTGTGTCTGAGGTGGAAGCATTGGTTGAGGCAGTTGAGGAGCTTGGAACTGGCAG GTGGCGTGACGTTAAATTACGTGCCTTTGAGAATGCAGACCACCGGACATACGTGGACTTGAAG GATAAATGGAAGACATTGGTCCACACAGCGAGCATCGCTCCACAACAGAGAAGGGGAGAGCCTGTGCCCCAGGAGCTCCTGGACCGTGTCATGGCTGCCCACGCTTACTGGTCTCAGCATCAAGCTAAGCAACAGGGGAAGCACCAACCCGGGACTCTGAAGATAACCAATGAGCAGGCTGACAGGATGGCGATCGAAGGGATGTGA